A genomic window from Cucumis melo cultivar AY chromosome 8, USDA_Cmelo_AY_1.0, whole genome shotgun sequence includes:
- the LOC103484243 gene encoding protein FAR1-RELATED SEQUENCE 4 isoform X3, with protein MDSSSIITNSFQEPCLGMEFDSHEHAYSFYRDYAKTMGFGTSKLSSRRSRASKEFIDAKFSCMRYGNKQQSDDAINPRPSPKIGCKASMHVKRKNNGKWYVYSFVKDHNHDLLPSQVHLFRSHRNIDPLKNDVRIRRRKNLAAISKLFSAYQNVDCLESFVRNQHDKGRTLVLESGDAHILLELFMHMQQENPKFFYAVDMNEEHQLRNVFWVDGKGMEDYAHFGDVVSFDTTYFTNKYKLPLVLFIGVNHHIQHTLLGCALIADDTVYTYLWLMQTWYIAMGERAPKVILTDQNTSIKAVIGAVLPGTRHYFSLWYILEKIPKELEFLSMWHENFMEKFKKYVFKSWTKEEFEKRWQKLLDRFNLREVEWMQHLYDDRAYWVPAFARDVSFAGLCTSSRMESLNSSFDKYVQIETSLKEFIVRYRDILEERYEEEAKANFDAWHESPELKSPSPFEKQMSLVYTYEIFKKFQMEVLGAAACHLKKETEDETLATYNVKDFEDGQNYVVECSHSNSDIYCSCRSFEYKGFLCRHAIIVLQMSGVFSIPSKYILQRWTNTAMSRNPINEKLDEVQCKVRRFNDLCRRAIILGEEGSLSQESYDIALSAINEALKQCATVSRSSSAESDVRSDTSAMLVFGIEDNQCNNNLAVDNAPDLKVINAKKIPNLAGSSNEPAVNESNKNRKVSQPFATNAGSRDDFNQMA; from the exons ATGGATTCCAGTTCCATCATCACCAATTCTTTCCAAGAGCCATGCCTTGGCATGGAGTTTGATTCTCACGAACATGCATATTCATTCTATAGAGACTACGCCAAGACTATGGGCTTTGGAACTTCCAAATTAAGCAGCCGTCGTTCTAGGGCATCCAAGGAATTTATTGATGCAAAGTTTTCATGCATGAGATATGGCAATAAGCAGCAGTCTGATGATGCTATCAACCCACGTCCTTCCCCCAAAATTGGTTGTAAAGCCAGCATGCACGTCAAGAGAAAAAATAATGGCAAATGGTATGTTTATAGTTTTGTGAAAGATCATAACCACGACCTTTTACCTTCTCAAGTTCATCTTTTTAGAAGCCACCGAAATATTGATCCACTCAAAAACGACGTTAGAATACGGAGACGGAAGAATTTAGCTGCCATCTCAAAACTGTTCAGTGCTTATCAGAATGTTGATTGTTTAGAAAGCTTTGTGAGAAACCAACACGATAAGGGTCGCACATTGGTTCTAGAATCAGGGGACGCGCATATTCTGCTTGAACTTTTTATGCACATGCAGCAAGAAAATCCAAAATTCTTTTATGCAGTTGATATGAATGAAGAGCACCAGTTGCGCAATGTGTTCTGGGTTGACGGCAAAGGTATGGAAGATTATGCACACTTTGGAGATGTGGTTTCATTTGACACCACGTATTTCACAAACAAGTATAAGCTTCCATTAGTCCTTTTTATAGGAGTGAACCATCACATTCAACATACGCTACTTGGTTGTGCACTGATTGCAGATGACACAGTTTATACATATCTGTGGTTAATGCAAACTTGGTATATAGCAATGGGAGAACGAGCTCCAAAGGTGATACTCACTGACCAAAATACCTCTATTAAAGCAGTCATTGGGGCAGTTCTTCCTGGAACACGTCACTACTTTTCTCTGTGGTATATTTTGGAAAAGATTCCTAAAGAGCTTGAGTTTTTAAGCATGTGGCACGAGAATTTTATGGAGAAGTTCAAGAAGTATGTTTTTAAGTCGTGGACCAAGGAAGAGTTTGAGAAGAGGTGGCAGAAGTTGCTCGATAGATTTAATCTTAGAGAAGTTGAGTGGATGCAACATTTGTATGATGATCGTGCTTATTGGGTCCCTGCTTTTGCAAGAGATGTTTCTTTTGCTGGCTTATGCACATCTTCACGAATGGAGAGTTTGAACTCTTCTTTTGACAAATATGTTCAGATTGAAACATCCTTGAAGGAGTTTATAGTTCGATACAGAGACATTCTTGAGGAGCGATATGAGGAAGAAGCAAAGGCAAATTTTGATGCTTGGCATGAATCACCGGAGTTGAAGTCTCCATCTCCATTTGAGAAACAAATGTCACTGGTATATACTTACGAAATctttaaaaagtttcaaatgGAGGTTTTGGGAGCTGCTGCGTGCCATCTGAAGAAAGAAACTGAAGACGAAACTCTTGCGACTTACAATGTCAAAGACTTTGAAGACGGTCAGAATTATGTTGTTGAATGCAGTCACTCAAATTCAGATATATATTGCTCCTGCCGTTCATTTGAATATAAAGGTTTTCTCTGTAGACATGCCATTATTGTCCTCCAAATGTCTGGCGTTTTCAGTATACCATCCAAGTATATATTGCAGCGTTGGACCAACACTGCTATGAGCAGAAATCCAATCAATGAAAAGTTGGATGAAGTGCAATGTAAGGTCCGTCGTTTTAATGATCTTTGTCGAAGAGCTATAATATTGGGAGAAGAAGGGTCTTTGTCTCAGGAGAGTTATGACATTGCACTTTCTGCAATTAATGAAGCTTTGAAACAATGTGCAACTGTGAGTAGGAGCAGTTCTGCAGAAAGTGATGTGAGGTCTGACACCTCAGCAATGCTTGTTTTTGGTATTGAAGATAACCAATGCAACAACAACCTAGCTGTTGATAATGCCCCTGATCTTAAGGTGATTAATGCTAAAAAAATTCCTAACCTGGCAGGGTCGAGCAATGAACCTGCAGTCAATGAAAGCAACAAAAATAGGAAG GTATCTCAACCATTTGCTACAAATGCTGGATCCCGGGATGATTTCAATCAAATG GCTTGA
- the LOC103484243 gene encoding protein FAR1-RELATED SEQUENCE 4 isoform X1 gives MDSSSIITNSFQEPCLGMEFDSHEHAYSFYRDYAKTMGFGTSKLSSRRSRASKEFIDAKFSCMRYGNKQQSDDAINPRPSPKIGCKASMHVKRKNNGKWYVYSFVKDHNHDLLPSQVHLFRSHRNIDPLKNDVRIRRRKNLAAISKLFSAYQNVDCLESFVRNQHDKGRTLVLESGDAHILLELFMHMQQENPKFFYAVDMNEEHQLRNVFWVDGKGMEDYAHFGDVVSFDTTYFTNKYKLPLVLFIGVNHHIQHTLLGCALIADDTVYTYLWLMQTWYIAMGERAPKVILTDQNTSIKAVIGAVLPGTRHYFSLWYILEKIPKELEFLSMWHENFMEKFKKYVFKSWTKEEFEKRWQKLLDRFNLREVEWMQHLYDDRAYWVPAFARDVSFAGLCTSSRMESLNSSFDKYVQIETSLKEFIVRYRDILEERYEEEAKANFDAWHESPELKSPSPFEKQMSLVYTYEIFKKFQMEVLGAAACHLKKETEDETLATYNVKDFEDGQNYVVECSHSNSDIYCSCRSFEYKGFLCRHAIIVLQMSGVFSIPSKYILQRWTNTAMSRNPINEKLDEVQCKVRRFNDLCRRAIILGEEGSLSQESYDIALSAINEALKQCATVSRSSSAESDVRSDTSAMLVFGIEDNQCNNNLAVDNAPDLKVINAKKIPNLAGSSNEPAVNESNKNRKVSQPFATNAGSRDDFNQMELSDMRPIQLNGISPTQLHNMVPTLLQFHSMSSSHLHEDRLPR, from the exons ATGGATTCCAGTTCCATCATCACCAATTCTTTCCAAGAGCCATGCCTTGGCATGGAGTTTGATTCTCACGAACATGCATATTCATTCTATAGAGACTACGCCAAGACTATGGGCTTTGGAACTTCCAAATTAAGCAGCCGTCGTTCTAGGGCATCCAAGGAATTTATTGATGCAAAGTTTTCATGCATGAGATATGGCAATAAGCAGCAGTCTGATGATGCTATCAACCCACGTCCTTCCCCCAAAATTGGTTGTAAAGCCAGCATGCACGTCAAGAGAAAAAATAATGGCAAATGGTATGTTTATAGTTTTGTGAAAGATCATAACCACGACCTTTTACCTTCTCAAGTTCATCTTTTTAGAAGCCACCGAAATATTGATCCACTCAAAAACGACGTTAGAATACGGAGACGGAAGAATTTAGCTGCCATCTCAAAACTGTTCAGTGCTTATCAGAATGTTGATTGTTTAGAAAGCTTTGTGAGAAACCAACACGATAAGGGTCGCACATTGGTTCTAGAATCAGGGGACGCGCATATTCTGCTTGAACTTTTTATGCACATGCAGCAAGAAAATCCAAAATTCTTTTATGCAGTTGATATGAATGAAGAGCACCAGTTGCGCAATGTGTTCTGGGTTGACGGCAAAGGTATGGAAGATTATGCACACTTTGGAGATGTGGTTTCATTTGACACCACGTATTTCACAAACAAGTATAAGCTTCCATTAGTCCTTTTTATAGGAGTGAACCATCACATTCAACATACGCTACTTGGTTGTGCACTGATTGCAGATGACACAGTTTATACATATCTGTGGTTAATGCAAACTTGGTATATAGCAATGGGAGAACGAGCTCCAAAGGTGATACTCACTGACCAAAATACCTCTATTAAAGCAGTCATTGGGGCAGTTCTTCCTGGAACACGTCACTACTTTTCTCTGTGGTATATTTTGGAAAAGATTCCTAAAGAGCTTGAGTTTTTAAGCATGTGGCACGAGAATTTTATGGAGAAGTTCAAGAAGTATGTTTTTAAGTCGTGGACCAAGGAAGAGTTTGAGAAGAGGTGGCAGAAGTTGCTCGATAGATTTAATCTTAGAGAAGTTGAGTGGATGCAACATTTGTATGATGATCGTGCTTATTGGGTCCCTGCTTTTGCAAGAGATGTTTCTTTTGCTGGCTTATGCACATCTTCACGAATGGAGAGTTTGAACTCTTCTTTTGACAAATATGTTCAGATTGAAACATCCTTGAAGGAGTTTATAGTTCGATACAGAGACATTCTTGAGGAGCGATATGAGGAAGAAGCAAAGGCAAATTTTGATGCTTGGCATGAATCACCGGAGTTGAAGTCTCCATCTCCATTTGAGAAACAAATGTCACTGGTATATACTTACGAAATctttaaaaagtttcaaatgGAGGTTTTGGGAGCTGCTGCGTGCCATCTGAAGAAAGAAACTGAAGACGAAACTCTTGCGACTTACAATGTCAAAGACTTTGAAGACGGTCAGAATTATGTTGTTGAATGCAGTCACTCAAATTCAGATATATATTGCTCCTGCCGTTCATTTGAATATAAAGGTTTTCTCTGTAGACATGCCATTATTGTCCTCCAAATGTCTGGCGTTTTCAGTATACCATCCAAGTATATATTGCAGCGTTGGACCAACACTGCTATGAGCAGAAATCCAATCAATGAAAAGTTGGATGAAGTGCAATGTAAGGTCCGTCGTTTTAATGATCTTTGTCGAAGAGCTATAATATTGGGAGAAGAAGGGTCTTTGTCTCAGGAGAGTTATGACATTGCACTTTCTGCAATTAATGAAGCTTTGAAACAATGTGCAACTGTGAGTAGGAGCAGTTCTGCAGAAAGTGATGTGAGGTCTGACACCTCAGCAATGCTTGTTTTTGGTATTGAAGATAACCAATGCAACAACAACCTAGCTGTTGATAATGCCCCTGATCTTAAGGTGATTAATGCTAAAAAAATTCCTAACCTGGCAGGGTCGAGCAATGAACCTGCAGTCAATGAAAGCAACAAAAATAGGAAG GTATCTCAACCATTTGCTACAAATGCTGGATCCCGGGATGATTTCAATCAAATG GAGTTGAGTGATATGCGGCCAATCCAATTGAATGGAATATCACCGACGCAATTGCATAACATGGTACCAACACTGCTTCAGTTTCATAGCATGTCTTCTTCCCATTTGCACGAGGATCGTCTTCCTCGATGA
- the LOC103484243 gene encoding protein FAR1-RELATED SEQUENCE 4 isoform X2, translating to MGFGTSKLSSRRSRASKEFIDAKFSCMRYGNKQQSDDAINPRPSPKIGCKASMHVKRKNNGKWYVYSFVKDHNHDLLPSQVHLFRSHRNIDPLKNDVRIRRRKNLAAISKLFSAYQNVDCLESFVRNQHDKGRTLVLESGDAHILLELFMHMQQENPKFFYAVDMNEEHQLRNVFWVDGKGMEDYAHFGDVVSFDTTYFTNKYKLPLVLFIGVNHHIQHTLLGCALIADDTVYTYLWLMQTWYIAMGERAPKVILTDQNTSIKAVIGAVLPGTRHYFSLWYILEKIPKELEFLSMWHENFMEKFKKYVFKSWTKEEFEKRWQKLLDRFNLREVEWMQHLYDDRAYWVPAFARDVSFAGLCTSSRMESLNSSFDKYVQIETSLKEFIVRYRDILEERYEEEAKANFDAWHESPELKSPSPFEKQMSLVYTYEIFKKFQMEVLGAAACHLKKETEDETLATYNVKDFEDGQNYVVECSHSNSDIYCSCRSFEYKGFLCRHAIIVLQMSGVFSIPSKYILQRWTNTAMSRNPINEKLDEVQCKVRRFNDLCRRAIILGEEGSLSQESYDIALSAINEALKQCATVSRSSSAESDVRSDTSAMLVFGIEDNQCNNNLAVDNAPDLKVINAKKIPNLAGSSNEPAVNESNKNRKVSQPFATNAGSRDDFNQMELSDMRPIQLNGISPTQLHNMVPTLLQFHSMSSSHLHEDRLPR from the exons ATGGGCTTTGGAACTTCCAAATTAAGCAGCCGTCGTTCTAGGGCATCCAAGGAATTTATTGATGCAAAGTTTTCATGCATGAGATATGGCAATAAGCAGCAGTCTGATGATGCTATCAACCCACGTCCTTCCCCCAAAATTGGTTGTAAAGCCAGCATGCACGTCAAGAGAAAAAATAATGGCAAATGGTATGTTTATAGTTTTGTGAAAGATCATAACCACGACCTTTTACCTTCTCAAGTTCATCTTTTTAGAAGCCACCGAAATATTGATCCACTCAAAAACGACGTTAGAATACGGAGACGGAAGAATTTAGCTGCCATCTCAAAACTGTTCAGTGCTTATCAGAATGTTGATTGTTTAGAAAGCTTTGTGAGAAACCAACACGATAAGGGTCGCACATTGGTTCTAGAATCAGGGGACGCGCATATTCTGCTTGAACTTTTTATGCACATGCAGCAAGAAAATCCAAAATTCTTTTATGCAGTTGATATGAATGAAGAGCACCAGTTGCGCAATGTGTTCTGGGTTGACGGCAAAGGTATGGAAGATTATGCACACTTTGGAGATGTGGTTTCATTTGACACCACGTATTTCACAAACAAGTATAAGCTTCCATTAGTCCTTTTTATAGGAGTGAACCATCACATTCAACATACGCTACTTGGTTGTGCACTGATTGCAGATGACACAGTTTATACATATCTGTGGTTAATGCAAACTTGGTATATAGCAATGGGAGAACGAGCTCCAAAGGTGATACTCACTGACCAAAATACCTCTATTAAAGCAGTCATTGGGGCAGTTCTTCCTGGAACACGTCACTACTTTTCTCTGTGGTATATTTTGGAAAAGATTCCTAAAGAGCTTGAGTTTTTAAGCATGTGGCACGAGAATTTTATGGAGAAGTTCAAGAAGTATGTTTTTAAGTCGTGGACCAAGGAAGAGTTTGAGAAGAGGTGGCAGAAGTTGCTCGATAGATTTAATCTTAGAGAAGTTGAGTGGATGCAACATTTGTATGATGATCGTGCTTATTGGGTCCCTGCTTTTGCAAGAGATGTTTCTTTTGCTGGCTTATGCACATCTTCACGAATGGAGAGTTTGAACTCTTCTTTTGACAAATATGTTCAGATTGAAACATCCTTGAAGGAGTTTATAGTTCGATACAGAGACATTCTTGAGGAGCGATATGAGGAAGAAGCAAAGGCAAATTTTGATGCTTGGCATGAATCACCGGAGTTGAAGTCTCCATCTCCATTTGAGAAACAAATGTCACTGGTATATACTTACGAAATctttaaaaagtttcaaatgGAGGTTTTGGGAGCTGCTGCGTGCCATCTGAAGAAAGAAACTGAAGACGAAACTCTTGCGACTTACAATGTCAAAGACTTTGAAGACGGTCAGAATTATGTTGTTGAATGCAGTCACTCAAATTCAGATATATATTGCTCCTGCCGTTCATTTGAATATAAAGGTTTTCTCTGTAGACATGCCATTATTGTCCTCCAAATGTCTGGCGTTTTCAGTATACCATCCAAGTATATATTGCAGCGTTGGACCAACACTGCTATGAGCAGAAATCCAATCAATGAAAAGTTGGATGAAGTGCAATGTAAGGTCCGTCGTTTTAATGATCTTTGTCGAAGAGCTATAATATTGGGAGAAGAAGGGTCTTTGTCTCAGGAGAGTTATGACATTGCACTTTCTGCAATTAATGAAGCTTTGAAACAATGTGCAACTGTGAGTAGGAGCAGTTCTGCAGAAAGTGATGTGAGGTCTGACACCTCAGCAATGCTTGTTTTTGGTATTGAAGATAACCAATGCAACAACAACCTAGCTGTTGATAATGCCCCTGATCTTAAGGTGATTAATGCTAAAAAAATTCCTAACCTGGCAGGGTCGAGCAATGAACCTGCAGTCAATGAAAGCAACAAAAATAGGAAG GTATCTCAACCATTTGCTACAAATGCTGGATCCCGGGATGATTTCAATCAAATG GAGTTGAGTGATATGCGGCCAATCCAATTGAATGGAATATCACCGACGCAATTGCATAACATGGTACCAACACTGCTTCAGTTTCATAGCATGTCTTCTTCCCATTTGCACGAGGATCGTCTTCCTCGATGA
- the LOC103484244 gene encoding uncharacterized protein LOC103484244 has translation MAAVSAIFIYPIKSCRGISVPQAPLTPTGFRWDRQWLVVNSKGRAYTQRVEPKLALVQVDLPNEAFFDDWSPSQSSFLVIKAPGMDVLRVPLTQPQYNADGVSVWEWSGSALDEGDAPSKWFSDYLGKPSRLVRFNPASQTREVDPNYGPGHQIMFSDEFPYMLISQGSLDALNKVLKEPVSINRFRPNILVDGCEPFSEDLWTEIEIDKFIFQGVRLCARCKLPSINQETGIAGPEPNETLKKMRSDTVLRPNHKQKGKIFFGQNLVWKNIAAEGKGKIIKVGDKVKILGKVASVAEAVV, from the exons ATGGCGGCTGTGTCTGCAATTTTCATTTACCCAATCAAATCATGTCGCGGTATTTCAGTTCCCCAAGCACCTCTTACCCCTACTG GATTTCGATGGGACCGTCAATGGTTGGTTGTCAACTCTAAAGGAAGGGCTTACACTCAGAGAGTCGAGCCTAAGCTTGCTCTCGTCCAGGTCGACCTCCCAAACGAAGCTTTCTTCGATGACTGGAGCCCTTCTCAATCCTCTTTTCTTG TCATTAAAGCTCCTGGGATGGATGTCTTAAGGGTTCCCCTTACTCAACCTCAGTATAATGCTGATGGTGTCTCTGTCTGGGAATGGTCTGGCTCTGCACTCGATGAGGGAGATGCTCCATCAAAGTGGTTTTCAGATTATCTTGGAAAACCCAGTCGTTTGGTGCGCTTTAATCCAG CTTCACAAACAAGGGAAGTAGATCCCAATTATGGTCCTGGACATCAAATCATGTTTTCGGATGAGTTCCCCTACATGTTGATATCTCAG GGATCTTTGGATGCTTTGAATAAAGTTCTCAAAGAACCCGTATCAATTAATCGCTTTAGACCTAA CATTCTCGTTGATGGCTGCGAACCATTCTCCGAGGATTTGTGGACTGAGATCGAAATAGACAAGTTCATATTTCAGGGTGTTAGGCTATGTGCCCGTTGCAAG TTACCTTCAATAAACCAGGAGACTGGAATTGCAGGACCTGAGCCGAATGAAACTCTAAAGAAGATgagatcagataccgtcctgcGTCCAAACCATAAACAAAAGGGAAAA ATTTTCTTTGGCCAGAATTTGGTTTGGAAGAACATAGCAGCTGAAGGGAAGGGGAAAATCATAAAAGTGGGAGATAAAGTCAAGATTCTGGGGAAGGTTGCCTCTGTAGCGGAAGCAGTAGTTTGA
- the LOC103484248 gene encoding protein PHLOEM PROTEIN 2-LIKE A9-like: MPVEKTPTENDELKTDESKTVTISLRDLKIAWGSDDTQWKIGNPNDEKECYAEAINVTWLEVKAIYRGAKPGSKYKIGFKISLTSEPVGWDSSPVFMMAKVGESGSYIWKRLYFDINNAGKPPTDFPSNFSISVPVSAQDTTLFFGLYEIWGGRWKKGLRIHHAFVTKI, encoded by the exons ATGCCTGTAGAAAAGACTCCAACT GAGAATGATGAATTGAAGACCGATGAATCGAAGACTGTAACAATATCACTACGAGACCTGAAAATAGCATGGGGATCTGATGACACTCAGTGGAAAATTGGGAATCCAAACGATGA GAAAGAGTGCTATGCAGAAGCAATCAACGTGACATGGCTTGAAGTAAAAGCAATATATAGGGGGGCAAAACCAGGGAGCAAATATAAGATTGGGTTCAAGATCAGCCTAACTTCTGAACCGGTTGGTTGGGATAGCAGTCCAGTGTTCATGATGGCTAAGGTTGGAGAATCAGGATCCTACATTTGGAAGAGGCTTTATTTCGACATCAACAACGCCGGGAAGCCGCCTACCGACTTTCCCAGCAACTTCTCGATCAGTGTTCCAGTCTCAGCCCAGGACACCACCCTGTTCTTTGGCCTTTACGAAATTTGGGGTGGCAGATGGAAGAAAGGCTTGCGCATTCATCATGCCTTTGTTACCAAAATTTGA